In one window of Aphidius gifuensis isolate YNYX2018 linkage group LG4, ASM1490517v1, whole genome shotgun sequence DNA:
- the LOC122853808 gene encoding LOW QUALITY PROTEIN: uncharacterized protein LOC122853808 (The sequence of the model RefSeq protein was modified relative to this genomic sequence to represent the inferred CDS: substituted 1 base at 1 genomic stop codon), protein MAESIEKIEDAEESASLVGNKKRKLSDDILLGNQQNVVVVHAEVYQPCSPASLTEQPIKKLSTAPSLSTEAERLRIYRAKKKEQKLQDNPDEILAASPVPLTNAERSRNYRARQKELQNNPDGIDALSPVLSKEAERVRNYRAKKKEQQKLQDNLDEILAAPPVPLTNAERMQNYRDRQKLNLETTSDNFNIANFLASNPEYYDTGEDDDDDNPTNTTHKQFKVKFFNNNFFGVVCSVCDRLWFERDLKSPSLKYQSKLNIIIPNIQPDDILLCGTCRSSLXRNKIPTMATYNGFKYPVMPNHLPPLDLVSERLISPRIPFMSIRRLRHCNGQYGIYGQIINVPVSVNTMVQHLPRNIDDDHTINVHIKRRMTHKSSYLYGLVNKRTIKAWLTYLIVSPLYLHYDIKVDDSFFNNSEQQGEIENLNLDDISEHIPIEESLIAQQETLMWNEDEYLCLAPGQAQVPHSLLFDEHAEELSFPAIYLGHFRNFSEGVQVKPFTMASSELRRSDRRGVTPRHLLYMAMKIMRLRIRDSLTIAFKHVGKDINITKKQIEDEEYINNCLETNLAFLRSIPNSAWYWAHRKKDLFAMIRQLGKPTLFLTVSANEIGWISLLQTIYKLKNNGAVVTEEFIEQLHYNEKATLIDEDSVSCALYFNKLVDTLMNVLSSPRYSPCGKNYVVYYFKRIEFQHRGSPHAHTLLWLAEAPDFVAGKDSANLIELIDRVISVSADDASGHINLQTHHHTFTCYKNVVGNKTVCRFEAPFMPCRSTIILSPMQKEEDGFGRYSRHYKSIRDQLEKTNYSDIDDFYFKNNIMSDNDYHQILRAGIKRPRVFLKRLPSEKWHNPFSPFILNIMKSNMDIQFITDIYSCANYVSEYVNKSNRGISNLQREIIKTVDEHPEFDIVDITRNLGLNMLNSVEMPSQEAAWYLLRAPMSKSSAVIVSIPTVWPSDRQRIRKTNKELESMEIDDDSTDIWKQNWFDKYEKRHEDLENINLAQFVANYTCRKNGTCIKRKQSRVIRYRNHDIGDDLNEYKREMVTLYVLFRNEDEEILAESKFIEINDTNENLILHNRQEFEANLDIEKIIEISRNLCREDESLEDDESHEVGNILNEPNPFEAFYNDPRADMNNDLRPAVLDQLGPIAKKRENLMDRIQFYELMQKTNEKQRGLLMEVIDHLLSPNDSAFQIFFTGPAGCGKTFVIKLLMEIYNRYTDNDGHCNAYITCASTGKAAVAIDGTTVHTAFKISITTLMSLSFEVVCQYRALFRYVKVIIIDEISMISAELLSKINTRLQQITGDFKTAFGALDVIFIGDLRQLPPVRATAFYLPLKNSMVGPKLWRGLKFYELDQVMRQANVQFATILTKIGNRDRLEEGEIALLESRFYPRARADALCPGGIRLFYTNVAVQEYNNRLLNSAEDKIVSTARDVFAGCSSTNQENLLRGKLHKMSLIDTGGLPYKTIFVLDMHYMITTNIDVSDGLANGAVGKLVYIDLNDAREVTSVWLEFPMGIGKKTRTKAAGYAAANNISRTAVPIGKRASTIHLNTSKTINVRRSYIPVVCSSAMTIHKSQGTLSRVTNIEGLYITTKNDDLKFYHCRRATDTTKRLRDEFARLATNRLETIDKRLISFIKQNECISVYSFNCQSLRAHAKDIPDSVFENSKILMFSETWLHNNENIDFQNFRCVIKYKRPDVRAAGVAIYHNKHDVTNIVSPSITMEVGEALFRKSGQTPIGDYCVAECITSNEKIIIMVALYISPNNKIADIIKFIHKALLIYTDRGAALYGGDENQYAMILSGDFNVNFASPDSAPLIAFLHYVFHLQMNNDPAISTTRSGTTIDAIFTRYLHNVQSQNYVSYFSYHKPIITTIPIEQTENESLEITEI, encoded by the exons atggcAGAGtcgattgaaaaaattgaagatgcGGAAGAGTCAGCCTCTCTTGTTGGAaacaaaaaaaggaaattgaGTGATGACATATTACTTGGAAATCAACAAAATGTAGTTGTTGTCCATGCTGAAGTTTATCAGCCATGTTCTCCTGCATCATTAACAGAACAacctattaaaaaattgtcaacaGCACCTAGCCTCTCAACAGAAGCAGAACGTCTTCGAATTTatcgtgcaaaaaaaaaagagcaaaaaCTCCAAGATAATCCGGATGAAATATTGGCTGCGTCACCAGTACCATTAACAAACGCTGAACGTTCACGAAATTATCGTGCTAGACAAAAAGAACTACAAAATAATCCCGATGGAATAGATGCATTATCACCTGTACTTTCAAAAGAAGCAGAACGTGTGAGAAATTAtcgtgctaaaaaaaaagagcaacaAAAACTCCAAGATAATCTTGATGAAATATTAGCTGCGCCACCAGTACCATTAACAAACGCTGAACGTATGCAAAATTATCGTGACAGacagaaattaaatttagagaCCACATCTGATAATTTTAACATTGCtaattttttagcttcaaATCCTGAATATTACGACACAGgagaggatgatgatgatgataatccTACAAATA CAACTCACAAGCAGttcaaagtaaaatttttcaataataatttttttggagttGTCTGTTCAGTATGTGACAGATTATGGTTCGAGCGAGATCTGAAATCTCCGTCTTTGAAATATCAGTCaaagttgaatattattattccaaaTATCCAACCAGATGATATATTGTTGTGCGGCACATGCCGGTCTTCACTATGACGAAATAAAATACCAACTATGGCTACATATAATGGCTTCAAATATCCGGTTATGCCGAATCATTTACCTCCATTAGACTTAGTTTCAGAAAGATTAATATCTCCTCGTATTCCTTTTATGTCAATTCGAAGATTACGACATTGCAATGGTCAATATGGAATTTATGGACAAATTATCAATGTACCCGTTTCGGTCAATACAATGGTCCAGCATCTACCAagaaatattgatgatgatcataCTATAAACGTACATATAAAACGGCGAATGACACATAAATCAAGTTATTTATATGGCTTGGTCAATAAGCGAACTATCAAGGCTTGGTTGACATATTTGATTGTATCTCCACTCTATTTACACTATGATATTAAAGTCGATGATTCATTTTTCAACAACAGTGAACAACAAGGTGAGATTGAAAATTTGAACTTAGACGATATTAGTGAACACATTCCAATTGAAGAGAGTCTCATAGCACAACAGGAGACGTTGATGTGGAATGAAGATGAATATCTCTGTCTTGCACCAGGTCAAGCACAGGTTCCTCATAgcttattatttgatgaacatGCTGAGGAACTTTCTTTTCCTGCAATTTATCTTGGCCATTTCCGAAATTTCAGCGAAGGGGTCCAAGTAAAGCCTTTCACAATGGCTTCAAGTGAGTTGAGACGTTCCGATCGTCGAGGTGTTACACCACGCCATCTGTTGTATATGGCTATGAAAATAATGAGATTAAGGATTCGTGATAGTCTTACGATTGCCTTTAAACACGTTGGCAaagatattaatattactaaaaaacaaatagaagaTGAAGAATACATCAATAATTGTCTTGAAACAAATCTTGCATTTTTGCGATCGATTCCTAACTCAGCTTGGTACTGGGCTCATCGGAAAAAAGATTTGTTTGCAATGATCAGACAATTGGGCAAACCAACATTATTTTTGACTGTCAGTGCTAATGAAATTGGATGGATTTCTTTACttcaaacaatatataaattaaagaataaCGGTGCAGTAGTTACCGAAGAATTCATAGAGCAATTACATTATAATGAGAAAGCAACCCTCATTGACGAAGATTCAGTTTCTTGTGctctttattttaacaaactaGTTGATACTCTCATGAATGTCTTATCATCACCAAGATATAGCCCATGTGGTAAAAATTATGtggtttattatttcaaaagaaTTGAATTTCAACATAGAGGAAGTCCTCATGCACACACTTTACTTTGGTTGGCAGAAGCCCCAGATTTTGTTGCTGGTAAAGACTCTGCAAACCTCATAGAATTGATTGATCGAGTTATTTCTGTATCAGCTGATGATGCATCAGGGCATATAAATCTACAAACACATCATCATACATTCACATGCTATAAAAACGTTGTTGGAAATAAGACAGTATGCCGGTTTGAAGCTCCATTTATGCCATGTCGATCAACAATCATACTATCTCCCATGCAGAAAGAAGAGGATGGATTTGGTCGTTATTCTAGACATTATAAAAGTATAAGGGATCAACTTGAAAAAACCAATTATtctgatattgatgatttttattttaaaaacaatattatgtCAGATAATGACTATCACCAAATACTTCGAGCAGGAATCAAAAGGCCTCGAGTTTTTCTGAAGCGCCTACCATCAGAAAAATGGCATAACCCATTTAGTCcttttatattgaatattatgAAATCAAACATGGACATACAATTTATTACAGATATATACTCTTGCGCCAACTACGTATCTGAATATGTCAATAAAAGTAACCGAGGAATTAGTAATCTTCAAagagaaattataaaaacggTAGACGAACACCCAGAGTTTGATATTGTTGACATTACACGTAACCTCGGTTTAAATATGCTCAATAGTGTTGAAATGCCAAGTCAAGAAGCTGCCTGGTATCTTTTAAGAGCTCCAATGTCAAAAAGCTCTGCTGTCATTGTATCGATTCCAACGGTATGGCCATCTGACCGGCAAAGAATTAGAAAAACGAACAAAGAACTCGAAAGTAtggaaattgatgatgattcaacTGATATTTGGAAACAAAATTGGTTTGACAAGTATGAAAAACGACATGaagatttagaaaatataaatttagcaCAATTTGTTGCAAATTATACATGTCGCAAAAATGGCACTTGCATAAAACGGAAACAATCAAGAGTAATCCGTTACAGAAATCATGACATAGGAGATGACTTGAATGAGTATAAAAGAGAAATGGTTACTTTATATGTACTTTTTAGAAACGAAGATGAAGAGATCCTCGCTGAGtcaaaattcattgaaataaaCGATACCAATGAAAACTTGATACTACATAACCGTCAAGAATTTGAAGCCAACTtggatattgaaaaaattattgaaatcagTAGAAATTTATGTCGGGAAGATGAATCGTTGGAGGATGACGAATCACATGAAGTGGGCAATATATTAAATGAGCCTAATCCTTTTGAGGCATTTTATAATGATCCTCGTGCTGACATGAATAATGATCTTCGTCCGGCAGTTCTTGATCAACTTGGTCCTATTGCAAAAAAACGAGAGAATCTAATGGATCGTATTCAATTCTATGAATTGAtgcaaaaaacaaatgaaaaacagAGAGGACTCCTGATGGAAGTGATCGACCATCTTCTGTCTCCAAACGATTCAGCTTTCCAAATATTTTTCACTGGCCCAGCTGGTTGTGGAAAAACATTTGTCATAAAACTGCTTATGGAAATATATAATCGTTACACAGATAACGACGGACACTGTAATGCTTACATCACTTGTGCTTCTACTGGAAAAGCAGCTGTTGCAATTGATGGGACTACAGTGCACACAGCTTTCAAAATATCTATTACAACACTCATGTCACTATCTTTTGAAGTTGTTTGTCAATACCGTGCATTATTCAGATATGTCAAAGTCATCATAATTGACGAAATTAGTATGATCAGTgctgaattattatcaaaaatcaaCACGAGATTACAACAGATTACTGGTGATTTCAAAACAGCTTTCGGAGCACTTGATGTAATTTTCATTGGTGATTTGCGGCAATTGCCACCGGTTCGAGCTACAGCATTTTATTTGCCATTAAAAAACTCAATGGTTGGACCAAAATTATGGCGAGGACTAAAATTTTATGAGTTGGATCAAGTTATGAGACAAGCAAACGTTCAATTTGCtacaattttaacaaaaattggCAATAGAGACCGACTAGAAGAAGGGGAGATAGCTCTTTTGGAATCCAGATTCTATCCGAGGGCTCGAGCAGATGCTCTTTGTCCAGGTGGAATCCGCTTATTCTATACTAACGTTGCTGTCCAAGAATACAATAATCGTCTTTTAAATAGTGCTGAAGATAAAATTGTATCTACAGCAAGAGATGTGTTTGCGGGTTGTTCATCGACAAATCAAGAAAATCTTTTACGTGGAAAACTTCATAAAATGTCACTTATTGATACAGGAGGATTACCGTATAAGACAATATTTGTTCTAGATATGCATTATATGATAACAACAAATATAGATGTATCTGACGGGTTAGCGAATGGTGCCGTAGGTAAATTGGTTTATATTGATCTAAATGACGCAAGAGAAGTTACGAGTGTTTGGTTAGAATTTCCTATGggtattggaaaaaaaacgaGAACAAAAGCCGCTGGATACGCTGCAGCAAATAATATTAGTCGTACGGCTGTTCCAATAGGAAAGCGAGCATCTACCATTCATCTCAACACAAGTAAAACTATTAATGTAAGACGTTCTTATATACCAGTAGTTTGCTCATCAGCCATGACGATTCATAAATCACAAGGCA CTTTGTCAAGGGTAACAAATATTGAGGGACTttatataacaacaaaaaatgatgatttaaaattttaccacTGCCGAAGAGCTACCGATACAACAAAGCGTCTAAGAGATGAATTTGCAAGACTTGCTACTAATCGTTTGGAAACAATCGACAAACGGCttattagttttataaaacaaaacgAATGTATATCAGTTTATTCGTTTAATTGTCAAAGTCTTCGAGCTCATGCAAAGGATATTCCAGATAGCGTTTTTGAAAATTCGAAAATACTTATGTTTTCTGAAACTTGGCTACATAACAacgaaaatattgattttcaaaatttcCGTTGCGTTATAAAATACAAGCGGCCAGATGTTCGAGCAGCAGGAGTTgcaatttatcataataaacaTGATGTAACGAATATTGTCAGTCCCTCGATAACTATGGAAGTGGGAGAAGCACTATTCCGTAAATCAGGACAAACACCGATTGGTGATTATTGTGTCGCTGAATGCATTACATCAaacgagaaaataataataatggttgCGCTTTACATCTctccaaataataaaatagctgatataataaaatttattcacaaaGCACTATTAATATATACTGATAGAGGTGCAGCGCTTTATGGTGGTGATGAAAATCAATATGCAATGATCTTGAGTGGagattttaatgttaattttgcaTCACCTGATTCAGCGCCTCTCATAGCTTTTTTACATTATGTTTTCCATTTGCAAATGAATAATGATCCAGCAATATCAACCACCAGATCAGGAACAACCATCGATGCTATTTTTACGCGATACCTGCATAATGTTCAATCTCAAAATTACGTATCATATTTCAGTTACCATAAACCTATTATAACTACTATACCGATTGAGCAGACTGAGAATGAATCATTAGAAATtacagaaatataa